AGACTTTCAAGGATTAATTCTTTTTGATTAACATGAAAAGCAGAAATGCCATTTTGTATGCAGACAACGACATCAAAAATATTATTTGGAAATGAAAGTTGAACTGCATTCATTTGTGCAAGCGAGCAATTTGAAATTTTACTCAGCGTTTCTTTTCCAAGAAGTAAGCTGGAAAGTGAAGTATCAATCCCGAAAACAGATTTTGCTTTTTTAGCAAGTGAAGGAAGAATACGGCCGTAACCGCAGCCGAGTTCTAAAACTAAATCATGAGTTTGAATTTTTTGCAAGACATGATTTATTTCCGCTTCAAAATATTGTTTAACTCTAACGGGGGCTATTTCATAAACACGTTCTAATCTCTTAGCTGAAAGTTTATCTGAGTAATAGTCTTTCATGAAAAGTGCAGTCTAAAAATCTATTCGATTAATTTTGTTTGTTCATTTATTATCAGTTCTTGAATGTTAATAGTTCTTATTTCTTTTGCTTCAATTTCTTTGCGAATTTTTAAGCTATCAGCCTCTAATTCCTTGTTCGAAATTAATTTTGCTCTTTTCTCTTGAGGTGGATTCAACTTCTCAGATTTTTCATATTCAATAACTTTTTCTAAAACATCATGTGGTAAATCTGATTCACATTTTGAAAGAATTTCTAAAAACTGACGTTCAAAGAATTGATCAATCTGAATCCTTCGCTTGGTCATATGAGCAAACTTTCCGATAACTCTACAAATATTGTCACGCTCTTCTGGACTCAATTGTTCAACAAACTCATATTCCTCTATTTTTTTAAGACTTAGTATGATCGGCTCTATAGAATCTAATGTTACAACATAAACATTGTAATCTGCCATATTAAATGAAAATTGATGAATAATTTCAACGGTATTTGAGGGAATGACTAGAAAGATATCTTTCTTTACATTCTCTTCTTTTACATATTTTTTCACAGATTCTGTTTGTGCTTTAATGTAAGTAGCAAAGTTGTTCAAATCATCAGAAGCAGGGCTCTTTGCATCAAAAATAACAAACTCTTCCGCAATTTTAATTGTGTTATCAGGACTTCCTTTAAATGGAACTTTGTCTATATACATAATGGTATGGTCTTGACAAATTCTTTTAATTTCTTTTTTAACATTCTCTTGATGATTTGACCAAGTTTCTTTTAGATTATTTATTCTTTCAATTTCGACCAAATGCTTTTCTTCAATTTCT
The genomic region above belongs to Ignavibacteriales bacterium and contains:
- a CDS encoding class I SAM-dependent methyltransferase, whose product is MKDYYSDKLSAKRLERVYEIAPVRVKQYFEAEINHVLQKIQTHDLVLELGCGYGRILPSLAKKAKSVFGIDTSLSSLLLGKETLSKISNCSLAQMNAVQLSFPNNIFDVVVCIQNGISAFHVNQKELILESLRVTKPNGIVLFSSYSEKSWNDRLEWFRLQSDNGLLGEIDYEKTINGNIVCKDGFTATTVGIDQFKALTSDIDNVIVNLEEVDDSSIFCEIISKHCLKQ